A window from Dermacentor albipictus isolate Rhodes 1998 colony chromosome 10, USDA_Dalb.pri_finalv2, whole genome shotgun sequence encodes these proteins:
- the LOC135907415 gene encoding endothelin-converting enzyme 1-like, giving the protein MDGRPSELQPSMPGKMTPATIPPSSSPRDVICLRKSSMPQISIDSPYSYPSIQERITATPQFFPWKQHSRRHDQRLRTICMLLLSAATVIVLLVVFTLLLTGPRTGRSTREPCWTLSCRRYVDLLEASMDTTLDPCQDFHAFVCSRWKPEAGGRTFLEDAMLAVQNVVIERATAAEIPAKDQNRSQKATMLYQSCLAKGVHGTGSFKAFLDIVMASPWPDINTSIDPLGVLLDLSFQWRCPVFFYAFYAQRASDERELSFLDSSAGLDFPALFTEHRSRGDHDRYICELQAALNNGADQTDVERDSPNRTRWCRALARFQRDAFGELEPHSRQSRRTSYTSVYEFAAEATPDVSGDRWMRVMAARARQGERVLSTTPVEVEKPAYLKALTRIIGEKPREEVLSFIGLTIIQVIGRFASADLATIVHNAATVAGRKRQRTFCYQLADAAVPAALSNAYLFEKHRVSKAREVAGVVVTSSKDRLRSAGWLTPRSRVEVTKKIAEAPLVFEGMQREAEAVGEEFPVMSPFFLENSKNLPNDVWVRFRRRPHTGEVGRTDVERSGSPWRQVGSQHGPFRLVVPDVYMSERVFPDAAYESINYGTVGSLVARQVTSALDLAGQKVDSDMLTRTERSAQERTIECLVGEFERRYNATRLMSEADKSALYVAWASLAPLMDAQLSSIGLPEFSTSLKLYSPEQLLFIALCFIGCSRESDSEVSATGFSAASWCNFPLSLFKPFADSFECPAESPMRSVHSCEEQ; this is encoded by the exons ATGGATGGGCGCCCCTCTGAGCTTCAGCCCTCTATGCCAGGAAAAATGACGCCGGCTACCATTCCCCCAAGTTCGTCTCCGCGCGACGTCATTTGTCTAAGGAAGAGCTCGATGCCCCAAATTAGCATCGACTCTCCCTACTCCTATCCGAGCATCCAAGAGCGCATAACCGCC ACTCCGCAGTTTTTCCCCTGGAAGCAGCATAGTCGCCGCCACGACCAACGGCTCAGGACGATCTGTATGCTGCTGCTGTCAGCAGCCACCGTGATTGTCCTTCTAGTGGTGTTCACCTTGCTGCTGACTGGGCCGCGCACGGGCCGGAGCACCAGGGAGCCCTGCTGGACGCTGTCGTGTCGCCGGTACGTGGACCTCCTCGAGGCTTCCATGGACACCACGCTTGACCCATGCCAAGACTTCCATGCGTTCGTCTGTTCTCGCTGGAAGCCCG AGGCCGGAGGTCGTACCTTCTTGGAAGACGCGATGCTGGCCGTCCAAAACGTCGTCATAGAGCGCGCAACAGCCGCGGAAATACCCGCGAAAGACCAGAACCGCTCGCAGAAGGCCACCATGCTATACCAAAGCTGCCTCGCCAAGGGAGTGCACGGAACGGGTTCGTTTAAAGCCTTCCTGGACATAGTGATGGCTTCACCTTGGCCCGACATCAACACCAGCATCGACCCTCTTGGGGTGCTCCTAGACCTGTCATTCCAGTGGCGATGTCCGGTGTTTTTCTACGCCTTCTACGCGCAGCGCGCCTCTGACGAGCGCGAGCTCTCGTTCCTGGACTCGTCGGCGGGCTTAGACTTTCCCGCGCTTTTCACGGAACACCGGTCGCGGGGCGACCACGACCGCTACATCTGCGAACTGCAGGCCGCGCTCAACAACGGGGCAGATCAAACCGACGTCGAGAGAGACTCGCCCAACCGCACCAGGTGGTGCAGGGCTCTCGCTCGATTTCAACGCGACGCTTTTGGCGAACTGGAACCGCACAGCCGCCAGTCCCGGAGGACATCTTACACGAGCGTCTACGAGTTCGCCGCCGAAGCGACTCCGGATGTCTCCGGAGACCGCTGGATGCGCGTCATGGCTGCGCGTGCTCGACAAGGCGAACGCGTCCTGAGCACTACGCCGGTGGAAGTAGAAAAGCCGGCTTACTTGAAGGCCCTTACCAGGATCATCGGAGAGAAACCGAGGGAGGAGGTTCTGAGCTTCATCGGCCTGACGATCATCCAGGTCATCGGACGCTTCGCGAGCGCCGATCTGGCAACGATTGTACACAACGCAGCCACTGTCGCAGGCCGGAAGCGCCAGAGGACGTTCTGCTATCAGCTGGCAGACGCTGCCGTCCCAGCAGCTCTCAGCAATGCGTACCTGTTCGAGAAGCACCGCGTCAGTAAGGCGAGAGAAGTCGCCGGCGTCGTGGTGACTTCCAGCAAAGACCGGCTGAGGAGCGCGGGCTGGCTGACCCCGCGCTCGAGGGTCGAGGTCACCAAGAAGATTGCCGAAGCGCCGCTCGTCTTTGAAGGGATGCAACGAGAAGCGGAAGCTGTGGGCGAGGAGTTCCCTGTGATGAGCCCCTTTTTCCTAGAGAACTCGAAGAACCTGCCGAACGACGTCTGGGTTCGGTTCAGACGGCGGCCACACACCGGTGAAGTAGGCCGGACCGATGTCGAACGGAGCGGATCTCCTTGGCGTCAGGTCGGCTCCCAGCACGGGCCTTTCCGACTGGTCGTTCCCGACGTGTACATGTCGGAACGGGTGTTTCCCGACGCCGCTTACGAGAGCATCAACTACGGAACCGTGGGGTCCCTCGTAGCTCGGCAGGTGACGTCGGCTTTGGACCTGGCGGGCCAAAAGGTGGACAGCGATATGCTTACTCGCACAGAGAGGAGCGCACAGGAAAGGACTATCGAGTGTCTGGTCGGTGAGTTTGAGCGCCGCTACAACGCCACGAGGTTGATGTCGGAGGCGGATAAGTCTGCGCTCTACGTTGCGTGGGCGAGCCTCGCGCCTCTTATGGACGCGCAGCTTTCCAGTATTGGACTTCCGGAGTTCAGCACGAGCTTGAAGCTGTACTCGCCTGAGCAGCTGCTCTTCATTGCGCTCTGCTTTATCGGGTGTAGTAGGGAGTCGGACAGTGAAGTCAGTGCTACGGGTTTTAGCGCGGCTTCGTGGTGCAATTTCCCGTTAAGCCTCTTCAAGCCGTTCGCAGACAGCTTTGAATGTCCAGCGGAAAGTCCTATGCGCTCGGTGCATTCATGCGAAGAACAGTAA